From the genome of Streptomyces xanthophaeus:
TGGGTGCGCATGACCGTCGAGGGACGGCCGCAGATCCTGCACGTCGTCGGCCGCACCATCGAACCCGAATCCGCGGGCCGGGTGATCACCACCACCGTCGACGCACTGAGCGAGCGCGATCCGGGGCTGCGGCCCGGCTTCCACGCCCTCGTGCTGCGCGAGGGCGCCGACCCCGTGACGGTGAGCTCCGCACTCGCCACGGCGGCGGGCGGAACCCTGGAAGTCCGGGAGACGCCCAACCCGGCCGACCGGCTGGAACCGGCGCGCGCCGTGATCGCCGCCCTGATCGCCGTCCTGGCGCTGATCGGGCTGATCGAACTGCTGACACTGATCGGTACCGGCGTACGGGACCGGGGCCGGGACCTGCTCGCGCTGAAGGCGATCGGGCTGACGCCCCGGCAGATCGGCGCGATGATCGTGACGGCCGCCGGACTGACGGCGCTGGCATCCGCCCTGGTGGGCACGGTGGTGGGGGTGCTGTCCGGCAGGTGGCTGGTGGACACCCAAGGCGCGTCGAGCGGCATCGGCGCGGGCATCGCCCAGCTGCCGCCGCTGCCCGTGCTGCTGACCGTGATCGTCGGGGCGGTGCTGGGCGCGGTGGTGGCGGCGGCGCTGCCGGCGACCCGGGCGGCCCGACGGCGGCCGGCCGACTCGCTGAGCGAGACACTCTGACCCTCCGGACATCGAGGACCGCACAGACGGGTTCATGTCCAGCCGAGCTCGGTGTACAGGCGGCCGGCCCGGATGCCCTCGACCGCGGCCCGGGTGTAGGGGACGACCGGTTCGGGGAGCTCGTCGGCGGGCCACCAGCCCCAGGACAGGCAGCGGTCGGGCTCGCGCACCTCGGGAGTTCCCTGCCACCGCCGCGCGCGGAACACGAGCTGGACACGGGGCCGGCCGCCCGGTCCGTCCACGAGGTGCACGACGTGGACCAGTTCCACGTCACCCGGGTCGATGCCCAGGCCGGCCTCCTCCTGCGCCTCCCTCACCAGGCAGGCGACGGCGGACTCCTGCTCGCAGTGTCCGGCCAGGAAGTGGTGGGTGGACGCGGCGAAGGCGGAGTCCGGGTGACGCAGCCCGAGCAGGACCTGACCGTCGCGTTCGAGGTAGAGGTGAACGCCGACGATGTTCCGCCGTGCCCGGCCGCCGGGCCGGGCCTGGGCCGGTACGGCCGGGGCGAGGCCCCGGGCCTGGTGGAGCTCGATGACCTCCGCCGTCCACGGGCACATCGTCAGGAAAGGGATCGTGGCTGCGTCGAAATGGCGGAACATGATGCCTTCGGGACACGGGAGTTCGTCGGCGTCGCCGTCCCAGGCCCCCAGATACACCTGGATACGGCCCTCGGCCGGCCCGTCCGGCCCGGGCCCGGTACAGCCGACGACCGTGAAGGGCTCCAACGGCACCATCAGGCCGGTCTCTTCGAGGAGTTCCCGCTCGACGGCCTGCGCCGCCGTCTCCTCGCCCTCCCGGCCTCCGCCCGGGATCGACCACGTACCCGGATCGCAGATGTTCTTGTTGGCGTCGCGCAGGTGCAACAGGTACCGGCCCCGTGAGTCGACCAGCAGCGCGGCGGTACCGTACGGTTCGTCGGATTCGGTCATCGAAGGCTCCTTCACTGGTGCCCTGAAGAACGGTCCGGATGCGGCGCCGTCACGGCCGGACCGGGAGCATCGCGCGCGTTCGGGACGACGTTCGAGCCGGCGCGCCCGCCCCCCGGGGGCTGCCGCGAAGGTCCGGTCGGTTTCAGGCGTTCCACCACTCGTCCGTGCCGCAGCCGACCTCGTAGTGCCACCATCCCTCGTCCCGGCCCCGGTCCAGGAGAGCCTTGATCCCGGCGAAGTCCGCCCCTGCCTCCGCGGTCAGGGCCAGCATGGGGAAGTCCTCGCTGAAGACCTCGCCGCCCAGCCCGAACGCCGAAAGGCGCTGGTGCACCGCCTGCGGGCTGCGCCCCAGGGGACCGTTGGGCACCGGCACCACACGGATCGTGCAGTTCCCGGAGGAACTGACCCGTCCGACGGCCCAGTGGAGCCCGTCGGAGTCGGTCCGGTACCGCACCACATCGCCCTCGGCCACCCCGTCCTGCAGGAAGGGGCAGTTCTCCACGCTCGCGGTGTCATCGCCGAGCTTCGTCGCCCACAGGCCCTCGGTGTCCTGCGGGAACCATCCCTCGCGCGGGACGAACCGGAACCACACCTTGATCTTCTCGACCGCGATCTCCATGACAGCCATCATGCGCTGAACGTCGACGACACCGCGGACCGGCCCGCGCCCCCGAGGGGTGCGGGCCGGTCCGGCCAGGTTCCGGGATCAGTGGGAGGCGGGGCGGGTGGCGCGGGCGTGCTCGGCCTCGAAGCGCTGGAAGGCCGCCTCCTGCCGCCACTCGACCTGCGCCTTCGGGCTGGCGTCCAGGAACCGGGCGCACCGCTCGCTCGGGCGCTCGGCGCCCTGCTGCTCGTGGGCACACGCCCCGGTCGGACGGTAGCCGGTGCGCACGTCACGGTTCCACAGGCCCCGGCCGGGCAGGAACGAGTGTTCCAGGGAGGCGCGGGCCAGGTCCTTCAGCTCCGGGTACCCGAGTCCGTACATCTCCGCCGCCCGGCGGTACTCGTCGGTGATCTCGATACGCGACACGCCCGGGTCGTCGGTGGCCAGGACGACCGGCACGCCGTGGCGGCGGTAGGTGGCGAAGGGGTGCGCGTCGCCGGAGACGCGCAGGATCTGCTCGTTGCTGTGGAAGGGGACCTCCACCGCGATACGCCGCTCGGCCATGTAGCGCATGAGTGACTCCCAGCGGTCCTCGTGCAGGACCGACACACCGTGCCCGATCCGCTCGGCGCGGCCGGTCTGGGCGGCCTCCCTGATGTGGAAGGTGAGGTCCTCCGGCTTGACCAGGCCGGGCACCAGCTCGCCCGCGTGCAGGGTGATGTGCGCCTTCGGATACTGGGTCTTGAGGTAGTTCAGCATGCGCATGTGCAGGCGGTAGTCGCGCAGGGCGACCGGGTCGTCCTCCGGCTGCACCAGGTTGACGGCGACGAAGCGCGGGTCGCGCTCGGCCAGCCGCATGCCCAGCGCCATCTGGGTGAACACCCGCTCCGGGGAGCCGGCGCGGGCGACCTGGGAGATCCACCGGTACGGCAGGGAGCACGCCTCGTCGGGCTGCGGAGTGTCACAGTGCGCGGCGCTGCGGAACTCGACGTCCGTGCTGTCGGCATCGGCACGGGCCTGCCGGACGACCGCGTCCAGGCCCCCGCCAGCCAGGAGCTTGTCGTGCATGCGGTCGAGGTCGGCGTCGTAGCCGACCCGGTCGGCGAGCGTCCGGGCCTGGCCGGAAGCCGGGGAAATCATGGTCTCCAGGTAGAACTGGTTCTGCCGGGCGGCGGAGCCCGCGACCTCCGCGAGCATCCGGCCGGGGTGCCTCCAGGTCACCTCGCCGAACTTGCCGAAGGTCGCGAAGAAGTGGTCGTGGCCGTTGCCGTCCGCCGGGAAGTCCTGCATCGACCAGGCCCGGATGACCTGCTGGCGGAACGCCGCGTCGGTGACGGCGTCGGCGGCGGGCCGGGTGCCGGCCCCGCACGGCGGGGGCACGGCGGTGGTGGTGTCGGTGGTGATGCACAGGCCGTCCCCGGCGGCGAGTTCGATCAGGAACTCGGTGGTGACCGCTCCGGACAGGTGGTTGTGCAGGTCACCGCCCTTGGGGAGGTCGGCGAAGAAGTCCCCGGCCCGGACCGGCGCGTGGGCCGGGGGAGTGACGGAGACGGGGGCGGAGGCCGCGAACGCGGAGGCGGGCGCGAGCAGGGCGAGGGCGGAGAGCGCACCGGTCAAGTGGGATGGGATCACGGGCACATGGTGGTGAAACGGACGGCCGCGGGGCGGTATGCCGGGCCGGGCGCCTGCCCCTGTCACCCGGGAGGCCCCGCAGAGGATCGTTCCTTCCGGCGGGGGCCGCCGGCGCTCCGCCTCCTCGCGTCACAGGGGCCGATGATTGAACCAGGCACGGCTTTCCGGCTGGTTCGGGCGGACGATCACCAGGACCGCCGGCACGAGCCAGGCGAATCCCAGCAGCGGTATCAGCTGGAAGAACGCCCAGCTGAAGGGCAGGGCCGTCCACCCGTAGGCCAAGGCGGACACGCGCAGATTCCGATGGCGCGTGGGGAACTTGAGGGCGGCGGTGACACCCCAGGCCGAGACCGCGAGGACGATCAGGCCGACGAACACGACCATCCCGGCGTGATCCTCGCCCGGCGTGGTGCAACACGGGGTGGAGGCGTCACCGTCGCCCCAGATGGATGTGGCCACGGCCACGCTGTTGGTCACCAGAGCCACCCCGAGGAGGGCCTGCATGCCGCCCACGACCATCATCAGCACACGCAGGTTCCGCACGGCGTCCGGCATCCGCGCGCCGGCGGGAATCGGCTCGTGGGGGAGTCCTCCCGGCGCATCGGGGCCTCCCGGTCCCACCGGTCCCCGGTTGCCGTTCGCGGGCGACCGCTGCCAAGGCCGCCGGCCGCCTGATTTCCCGTCGTCCACGCTCATCTGACGGTCCTTCCGCTGGAAAGGCCTCGCACCTGCGCGCCATGCTCCGGCCGCTCGTGCCCGACTGTCCAGCCGCAAACCGGCCAGCGCCGCCGCACCGCTTCGACCGGCCCGCACACGACGCCTCTCAGGCCACGCCACGGAGCCCCGCTACAAGGCGAGACGGTAACGGACCTCGGTGATGGACACTCCGTCGTAGTCGTCGGCCTGGACGGCACCGTCGGCTGCGTAGCCGGCTCGTTCGTAGAACCGGCGCGCCCGGGTGTTGTCGGTGAGCACCCACAGCAGGACCGAGCCGAAGCCGCGGGCCAGAGCGTCGGCGTGCACGGCCTGGAGGAGCGCGCGTCCGATTCCGGAGCCGATGAGCCAGGGCTGGACGTACAGAGCGTAGAGCTCGCCCGCAGCCGTAGGGGAGGGCCCGAGACACGCCCAGCCCACCACCCCACCCCGGGCGTCCACCGCCACCAGATCGGTCGTGGCCTTGTCCGGCCTCGTGAAGTACAGCCGGCGCTGGTGC
Proteins encoded in this window:
- a CDS encoding NUDIX hydrolase, with product MTESDEPYGTAALLVDSRGRYLLHLRDANKNICDPGTWSIPGGGREGEETAAQAVERELLEETGLMVPLEPFTVVGCTGPGPDGPAEGRIQVYLGAWDGDADELPCPEGIMFRHFDAATIPFLTMCPWTAEVIELHQARGLAPAVPAQARPGGRARRNIVGVHLYLERDGQVLLGLRHPDSAFAASTHHFLAGHCEQESAVACLVREAQEEAGLGIDPGDVELVHVVHLVDGPGGRPRVQLVFRARRWQGTPEVREPDRCLSWGWWPADELPEPVVPYTRAAVEGIRAGRLYTELGWT
- a CDS encoding DUF4265 domain-containing protein, with the protein product MMAVMEIAVEKIKVWFRFVPREGWFPQDTEGLWATKLGDDTASVENCPFLQDGVAEGDVVRYRTDSDGLHWAVGRVSSSGNCTIRVVPVPNGPLGRSPQAVHQRLSAFGLGGEVFSEDFPMLALTAEAGADFAGIKALLDRGRDEGWWHYEVGCGTDEWWNA
- a CDS encoding adenosine deaminase family protein, with amino-acid sequence MIPSHLTGALSALALLAPASAFAASAPVSVTPPAHAPVRAGDFFADLPKGGDLHNHLSGAVTTEFLIELAAGDGLCITTDTTTAVPPPCGAGTRPAADAVTDAAFRQQVIRAWSMQDFPADGNGHDHFFATFGKFGEVTWRHPGRMLAEVAGSAARQNQFYLETMISPASGQARTLADRVGYDADLDRMHDKLLAGGGLDAVVRQARADADSTDVEFRSAAHCDTPQPDEACSLPYRWISQVARAGSPERVFTQMALGMRLAERDPRFVAVNLVQPEDDPVALRDYRLHMRMLNYLKTQYPKAHITLHAGELVPGLVKPEDLTFHIREAAQTGRAERIGHGVSVLHEDRWESLMRYMAERRIAVEVPFHSNEQILRVSGDAHPFATYRRHGVPVVLATDDPGVSRIEITDEYRRAAEMYGLGYPELKDLARASLEHSFLPGRGLWNRDVRTGYRPTGACAHEQQGAERPSERCARFLDASPKAQVEWRQEAAFQRFEAEHARATRPASH
- a CDS encoding GNAT family N-acetyltransferase; this encodes MSTVRAMTEADVTAVSEIRVTGWKAAYAGIVPQSYLDRMTVEEDAHQRRLYFTRPDKATTDLVAVDARGGVVGWACLGPSPTAAGELYALYVQPWLIGSGIGRALLQAVHADALARGFGSVLLWVLTDNTRARRFYERAGYAADGAVQADDYDGVSITEVRYRLAL